A stretch of Nitrospirota bacterium DNA encodes these proteins:
- the tolB gene encoding Tol-Pal system beta propeller repeat protein TolB — MNEVKSRRYAVYSRLILIMLAAFCLLPVFMHTPAEARVYIDITSPGFRQIPIAIYRLSGAPAGGEISGIIKDDLQFSGVFSYVDRAAYIETSLPVFDPQNWSPLGVEIVVKGSVTMDGDQVSATIYLYDVVEGKRVFQKEYRAVKRHLRPLAHTISNDIYKAVTGEDGVFRSKIAFIGQKGGKKSIYIADWDGRRLKNTGVGGDLILAPHWSSDGKRLIYSAARGRQWFIFLLDFNEKKERLLVRSAGTNIAGDFLPEGSGFLFSSSKAGTPDIYLFDLKTSKQKRLTRWRGIEVSPSVSPDGRQVAFVSDHGGSPQVYIMKIDGSDVRRVTFSGNYNTSPVWSPRGDRIAYSGRIYGKNQIFIVSPDGADPLQLTDRGNNEEPSFSPDGRYITFTSDRDGMKGVYIMRANGEAQKRITAKDMRAFGPRWSPKKIF; from the coding sequence ATGAATGAAGTAAAGAGCAGACGGTATGCGGTATACAGCAGGCTGATACTCATTATGCTTGCCGCCTTCTGCCTTCTGCCTGTTTTTATGCATACCCCTGCAGAGGCAAGGGTCTATATCGACATCACCTCACCGGGTTTCAGGCAGATTCCTATTGCAATTTACAGGCTTTCAGGGGCTCCGGCAGGTGGTGAGATTTCAGGCATTATAAAGGACGACCTGCAGTTCTCCGGAGTGTTTTCATATGTTGACAGGGCTGCATACATAGAGACTTCCCTGCCCGTCTTTGACCCGCAGAACTGGTCTCCCCTTGGTGTTGAAATCGTGGTTAAGGGCTCTGTGACCATGGACGGCGATCAGGTATCGGCAACGATCTATCTTTATGATGTGGTTGAGGGAAAGAGGGTTTTTCAGAAAGAGTACAGGGCCGTAAAAAGGCATCTCAGGCCACTTGCTCATACGATCTCAAATGATATTTATAAGGCTGTAACAGGTGAGGACGGGGTTTTTAGGTCAAAAATCGCCTTTATAGGACAAAAGGGCGGGAAGAAAAGCATTTACATTGCGGACTGGGATGGCAGGAGGTTAAAGAATACAGGTGTCGGTGGCGACCTGATACTTGCGCCTCACTGGTCCAGCGATGGCAAGAGGCTCATATATTCTGCTGCAAGGGGCAGACAATGGTTTATTTTCCTCCTGGACTTTAATGAGAAGAAGGAGAGGCTCCTGGTGCGCTCTGCAGGGACCAATATCGCCGGTGATTTTTTGCCGGAGGGCAGTGGTTTTCTCTTCTCTTCATCAAAGGCCGGGACACCGGATATTTACCTGTTTGACCTCAAGACCTCAAAGCAAAAGAGGTTGACACGGTGGAGGGGCATAGAGGTCTCACCCTCTGTTTCTCCTGACGGAAGGCAGGTTGCCTTTGTTTCCGACCATGGAGGGTCTCCCCAGGTTTATATTATGAAGATTGACGGAAGTGACGTAAGAAGGGTTACCTTCAGCGGCAATTATAACACCTCGCCCGTATGGTCGCCAAGGGGGGACAGGATTGCCTACAGCGGCCGTATTTATGGAAAAAACCAGATATTTATTGTCTCCCCCGATGGTGCAGACCCCCTGCAGCTTACAGACAGGGGCAATAACGAGGAACCGTCATTTTCTCCTGACGGCAGGTATATCACCTTTACCTCTGACCGTGACGGCATGAAGGGGGTATATATAATGAGGGCAAATGGAGAGGCACAGAAGAGGATAACAGCTAAAGACATGAGGGCCTTTGGCCCGAGATGGTCGCCCAAAAAAATCTTTTAG
- the pal gene encoding peptidoglycan-associated lipoprotein Pal — protein MRRFLFLLLVVGLTFSCAQRKVTTSEPGKVIPSEEVKAEQPQEETPAIVGEQDISNIETTEIKEAPVAMKVSEEEKKNVLRDIYFDFDRYDVKAEDKPVLRAVADWMLENPDVKLVIEGHCDERGTSEYNLGLGDRRAKSTKDYLITLGVAADRLQTVSYGEEKPLCTESTEECWAKNRRAHFVVLQQEAGK, from the coding sequence ATGAGGAGGTTTTTGTTTTTGTTGTTGGTTGTTGGTCTGACTTTTTCCTGTGCGCAGAGAAAGGTTACCACATCAGAGCCGGGAAAGGTGATTCCTTCAGAGGAAGTAAAGGCAGAGCAGCCCCAGGAGGAGACGCCCGCCATTGTGGGGGAGCAGGATATCTCAAATATCGAGACCACGGAAATCAAGGAAGCCCCTGTGGCGATGAAGGTCTCTGAAGAAGAGAAGAAGAATGTTTTGAGGGATATATACTTTGACTTTGACAGGTATGACGTTAAAGCTGAGGACAAGCCGGTCCTTCGTGCAGTTGCCGACTGGATGCTTGAAAACCCTGATGTAAAATTGGTGATAGAAGGTCATTGCGATGAGAGGGGTACAAGTGAGTACAACCTCGGACTTGGCGACAGAAGGGCAAAGTCAACAAAGGACTACCTTATAACCCTTGGTGTTGCAGCAGACAGGCTGCAGACCGTCAGTTACGGCGAGGAGAAGCCGCTCTGTACTGAAAGCACTGAGGAGTGCTGGGCAAAGAACAGAAGGGCACACTTTGTAGTATTACAACAGGAGGCAGGTAAATGA
- the ybgF gene encoding tol-pal system protein YbgF, with product MSRGLRAGGRLINRLCPALRSAAILKLCGVVLLLSGCITGGNFESLRSDVNQLKREVYAQKREVTGLKEGLGSLEGKTAKVVTKETLEAIRNSQEMIYDQLTGLNRDIQLLQGKFDEKNYAVEKALSENKAEMTELKSRVEEMAGEVKQLMARVQVLEQKFDALSKGPLVEKKAEKKKAPVVTEEGIYQQALKTFRDGKYKEARKEFESFLRRYPDSDLSDNAQFWIAESYYKDGLYEDAILAYETLIRKFPKSDKVPGAMLKQAYSFLELGDKNTTKVILSTLKERFPKSKEAELADKKLQALGKNAQQKKTP from the coding sequence ATGAGCAGGGGGCTTCGTGCAGGGGGGAGGTTGATCAACCGGCTCTGCCCGGCCTTGCGCAGTGCTGCCATCCTCAAGCTCTGCGGGGTGGTTCTTCTCTTGTCCGGATGTATAACCGGCGGTAATTTTGAATCTCTCCGCAGTGATGTTAATCAGCTGAAACGCGAGGTCTATGCCCAGAAACGGGAGGTTACAGGGCTCAAGGAGGGGCTCGGCAGTCTTGAGGGGAAGACCGCAAAGGTAGTAACCAAGGAGACCCTTGAGGCCATAAGAAACAGTCAGGAGATGATTTACGATCAACTAACCGGGTTGAACAGGGATATACAGCTTCTGCAGGGCAAGTTTGACGAGAAGAACTATGCTGTGGAAAAGGCCCTGTCAGAGAACAAGGCCGAGATGACGGAGCTGAAGTCCAGGGTCGAGGAGATGGCAGGAGAGGTTAAGCAGCTGATGGCAAGGGTGCAGGTGCTGGAGCAGAAGTTTGATGCCCTGTCAAAGGGGCCGCTTGTTGAGAAGAAAGCAGAGAAGAAAAAAGCACCTGTTGTTACTGAAGAAGGTATTTACCAGCAGGCCTTAAAGACATTCCGTGACGGGAAATACAAGGAAGCAAGAAAAGAGTTTGAGTCCTTCCTCAGGAGATACCCTGACTCGGATCTATCGGATAATGCGCAGTTCTGGATTGCCGAGTCGTATTACAAGGATGGACTTTACGAGGATGCAATCCTTGCCTATGAAACCCTGATAAGGAAGTTCCCGAAGAGTGATAAAGTCCCAGGGGCAATGCTGAAGCAGGCGTATTCATTCCTGGAGTTGGGAGACAAAAATACTACAAAGGTTATCCTCTCGACTCTGAAGGAGAGGTTTCCGAAGTCAAAAGAGGCAGAGCTTGCTGATAAAAAACTGCAGGCACTCGGCAAGAATGCTCAACAGAAGAAGACCCCCTGA
- the moaA gene encoding GTP 3',8-cyclase MoaA, which produces MSLSDRYHRVIDYMRVSVTDRCNLRCLYCMPGDSDPVVYKEILSYEEIARIISVAAGLGVKKIRLTGGEPLARKNIQYLIKRLAEMEGIEDISLTTNGLLLKRYAAELKEAGLNRVNVSLDSIRPERFREITGGGSLEQVLGGIESAHAAGLRPVKINVVVIRGVNDDEVEDFARLTLTTPYHIRFIEFMPGSDNLWTRDKCIPVEEIRERIEAIAPVVAVKERRHGPARYFRFAGAEGVIGFISAVSHHFCSDCNRLRLTADGKIRPCLFSGSTIDLKSAITMGASDKEIERLLRLSVAVKPEGHKINQGVCGDFIRSMSKIGG; this is translated from the coding sequence ATGAGCTTATCGGATCGGTATCACAGGGTTATCGACTATATGAGGGTTTCCGTTACCGACAGGTGTAACCTCAGGTGTCTCTACTGTATGCCCGGTGATAGCGACCCTGTAGTCTATAAGGAGATACTCTCCTACGAGGAGATAGCAAGGATTATCTCTGTTGCGGCCGGATTGGGGGTAAAAAAGATTCGGCTTACAGGTGGTGAGCCCCTTGCCAGAAAGAATATTCAGTATCTGATTAAAAGGCTTGCCGAGATGGAGGGTATTGAGGATATAAGCCTTACCACAAACGGGCTCCTCCTGAAGAGGTATGCAGCGGAGCTTAAAGAAGCAGGCCTGAACAGGGTGAATGTCAGTCTTGATTCCATACGGCCGGAACGTTTCAGGGAAATTACCGGCGGCGGGTCTCTGGAGCAGGTACTTGGGGGAATAGAGAGTGCCCATGCAGCAGGGCTCAGGCCTGTAAAGATAAATGTTGTAGTCATAAGGGGAGTAAATGACGATGAAGTTGAGGACTTTGCCCGCCTTACATTAACCACGCCATACCACATCAGGTTCATTGAGTTTATGCCTGGTTCAGACAATCTGTGGACCAGGGACAAGTGTATCCCGGTTGAGGAGATTAGAGAGAGGATAGAGGCCATAGCGCCTGTTGTTGCTGTGAAGGAGAGGAGGCATGGACCGGCAAGGTACTTCAGGTTTGCAGGTGCAGAGGGAGTAATCGGTTTTATAAGTGCGGTTTCACACCATTTTTGTTCAGACTGTAACCGCCTGAGACTTACTGCCGACGGGAAGATAAGACCCTGCCTCTTTTCCGGGAGCACAATAGACCTCAAAAGCGCCATCACCATGGGGGCCTCGGATAAAGAGATAGAAAGGCTTTTGAGGCTTTCGGTTGCTGTCAAGCCGGAGGGGCATAAGATAAATCAGGGAGTCTGCGGGGATTTCATCCGGTCAATGTCAAAGATAGGGGGGTAG
- a CDS encoding ABC transporter permease: protein MWQLLRKELLHMLRDRGLVIFILYAFTLDIYMAAKGFNLIPEMISISVYNEDNSPQSRELTDRIKPPAFRPPRMINSRQEIDRLLNASETVLVLVIPQGFQRDLYRGGASVQVLVDGTQSTAAYLSSAYIGSIIERYSAELLRERQRLRNITGLPYVDIKSRIYFNPGARDDIFEGLNEFFMVVTLIGMILPAAILIRELEYGTIEQILISPFSIKKLLLIKIIASSAFLLTMIGLSYEFVLRLWLGFPLRGTVYGFLLISMLYGIATTGLSFIIASIARRFSQIGMLTIVFFAPMLLLSGGWVPPEALPEWLRSLTFISPLKYYMELGIGLLIRGADLEMLLPNILKLSALAAILMGTGYSLYNRRISRGEY, encoded by the coding sequence ATGTGGCAGTTACTGAGGAAAGAACTTCTCCATATGCTCCGTGACCGGGGGCTTGTCATCTTCATCCTCTACGCCTTCACCCTCGATATATACATGGCTGCCAAGGGCTTTAATCTTATCCCTGAAATGATCTCCATAAGCGTATATAATGAGGATAATTCACCCCAAAGCCGTGAGCTGACAGACAGGATCAAGCCGCCCGCCTTCCGCCCGCCCCGCATGATTAACAGCCGCCAGGAGATAGACAGGCTTTTAAATGCATCCGAGACCGTGCTTGTCCTTGTCATCCCCCAGGGATTTCAGAGAGACCTGTACAGGGGCGGGGCATCTGTGCAGGTTCTGGTTGACGGCACACAGAGCACGGCTGCATATCTGAGTTCAGCCTATATCGGCAGTATTATAGAGCGGTATTCAGCAGAGTTGTTGAGGGAGAGGCAAAGGCTGAGAAATATAACGGGATTGCCGTATGTTGATATAAAGAGCAGGATCTACTTTAATCCCGGCGCACGGGACGACATCTTTGAGGGCCTCAATGAATTCTTTATGGTCGTCACGCTGATCGGGATGATACTGCCTGCAGCAATACTTATCAGGGAGCTGGAGTACGGAACAATCGAGCAGATACTGATTTCACCTTTCAGCATAAAGAAGCTCCTGCTTATAAAGATAATAGCATCATCTGCCTTCCTGCTTACAATGATAGGATTGAGTTATGAATTTGTGCTCAGGCTGTGGCTCGGGTTTCCCCTGCGGGGTACGGTTTACGGCTTTCTCCTTATAAGCATGCTCTACGGGATTGCCACCACCGGACTCTCCTTTATAATCGCCTCAATCGCCAGGAGGTTCAGCCAGATAGGGATGCTGACCATCGTATTTTTTGCCCCGATGCTCCTGCTCTCAGGCGGATGGGTGCCGCCGGAGGCCCTTCCGGAGTGGCTGAGGTCCCTGACCTTTATCTCTCCCCTCAAGTATTACATGGAGCTGGGGATCGGCCTTCTGATCAGGGGCGCTGATCTGGAGATGCTCCTCCCAAACATACTGAAACTCTCGGCACTGGCGGCAATCCTGATGGGGACAGGCTACAGTCTGTATAACAGGAGAATATCAAGAGGGGAATATTGA
- a CDS encoding class I SAM-dependent methyltransferase: MSENRKQEYMQGFPDAHTQAETLDELQEMDNEDMKTTLKHRDANVVVEELASGKKKIHVEIPSGDLFMTTKTCETSYPLDLIDKILSVKGPAYLCDEILRDESPDYVQKSLKYDLLSYLHDNEFKNKRLLDFGCGSGASTMILARMFPHTEIVGIELEEKLLSIAKLRANHYGYNNIELLISSNPDQLPPDTGYFDYIILSAVYEHLLPNERAMLLPKLWSILKTGGILFLNQTPYRYFPVETHTTSGLPFINYLPDRAALFCTRHFSKRKLKNNSWQELLRKGIRGGSIKEISKILSRCSQKPLPLNPYRFGIKDRIDLWYIKSGKTGFSVIKKSFLFLTKSLNSVTGISILPSLSLAIKKSDR, encoded by the coding sequence TTGAGCGAGAACCGGAAACAAGAGTATATGCAGGGATTCCCTGACGCCCACACACAAGCTGAAACATTAGATGAACTACAGGAAATGGACAATGAAGACATGAAGACTACCCTGAAACATAGGGATGCAAACGTTGTTGTTGAAGAACTTGCATCTGGTAAAAAGAAAATCCATGTAGAGATTCCAAGCGGCGATTTATTTATGACCACAAAGACTTGTGAGACATCTTATCCCTTAGATTTGATTGATAAAATCCTGAGCGTGAAAGGACCTGCTTATTTATGTGATGAGATTTTGCGAGACGAATCACCAGATTATGTTCAGAAGAGTTTAAAATATGATCTGTTGAGTTATCTGCATGATAATGAATTCAAAAACAAAAGACTACTTGATTTCGGTTGTGGTAGTGGAGCATCTACAATGATACTTGCGAGAATGTTCCCACACACTGAGATAGTTGGGATAGAACTTGAAGAAAAACTACTATCTATTGCGAAACTCAGAGCTAATCATTATGGTTATAACAACATAGAACTGCTAATCTCTTCAAATCCCGATCAATTACCTCCCGATACAGGTTATTTTGATTATATTATATTAAGTGCCGTATACGAGCATCTTCTTCCAAATGAACGTGCAATGCTGTTACCGAAACTTTGGAGCATACTAAAAACCGGTGGAATTCTTTTCTTAAACCAAACTCCTTATAGATATTTTCCTGTTGAAACACATACCACCAGTGGTTTGCCGTTTATTAACTATTTACCAGACAGAGCTGCCCTCTTTTGTACTCGACACTTTTCCAAAAGGAAGTTGAAAAACAATAGCTGGCAAGAACTGTTAAGAAAAGGTATACGAGGCGGAAGTATCAAGGAGATATCCAAAATTCTAAGCCGTTGTTCTCAAAAGCCGCTTCCCTTAAATCCTTATAGATTTGGAATAAAAGACAGAATTGATCTTTGGTATATCAAATCCGGGAAGACCGGATTTTCAGTAATTAAAAAATCATTCCTGTTCTTAACCAAGTCTCTGAATAGCGTAACGGGAATAAGTATATTACCCAGTTTATCTTTAGCGATTAAAAAAAGTGATCGGTAA
- the can gene encoding carbonate dehydratase has translation MRVLKNLFERNRNWAEKVKKSDPDFFLKLSKQQNPEYLWIGCSDSRVPANEIVDMLPGTIFVHRNIANLVIHTDLNCLSVIQYAVEVLKVKHIIVCGHYGCGGIQAAMENKEHGLIDNWLQNIRDVYRYHQDRIDTLQDEKEKINLLCELNVVEQAANICHTTIVQSAWKSGQELAVHGWIYNIEDGILKDLNVCITNLDEMSQAHRTK, from the coding sequence ATGCGGGTCTTAAAAAATCTTTTTGAAAGAAACAGGAATTGGGCAGAAAAAGTAAAAAAGTCTGACCCTGATTTCTTCCTGAAACTTTCAAAGCAACAAAATCCAGAATATTTATGGATTGGTTGTTCGGACAGTCGCGTGCCGGCAAATGAAATTGTTGACATGCTGCCAGGTACGATATTTGTTCACCGAAACATTGCCAATCTCGTAATCCATACGGATTTGAACTGCCTGTCGGTTATTCAATATGCCGTAGAAGTATTAAAAGTAAAACATATTATTGTTTGCGGCCATTACGGTTGCGGTGGCATTCAGGCAGCCATGGAGAATAAGGAGCATGGATTAATTGACAACTGGCTTCAAAACATCAGAGATGTTTATCGCTATCACCAGGACAGGATTGATACACTTCAGGATGAAAAGGAAAAAATCAATTTACTGTGTGAACTCAATGTCGTTGAACAGGCAGCAAATATATGCCACACAACAATCGTTCAGAGTGCATGGAAATCCGGACAGGAATTGGCAGTTCATGGCTGGATATACAATATTGAAGACGGGATACTGAAAGATTTGAATGTCTGCATCACAAACCTGGACGAAATGTCTCAGGCGCACAGGACAAAATAG
- the nhaA gene encoding Na+/H+ antiporter NhaA produces MNIIEEFIEKESTSGILLILATVLALVFSNTSLSVWYESFLHVPVGIHIGTLNLEKSLYLWVNDGLMAVFFLLIGLEVKREIIEGHLSSLSQVALPGIAAVGGMAVPAVIYLIFNLNHPIAVNGWAIPTATDIAFALGVLSLLGKRVPVSLKLFLMTLAIIDDLGAIVIIAIFYTSKLSMLSIAVAAVSFAILVVLNRFGISKKAAYFIVGSVLWVSVLKSGVHATLAGVILAFTIPLHAKGENNKPVSPAKEIEHNLHFWVAFFILPLFAFVNAGVNVTQLSLSQMSGSVPLGIILGLFVGKQLGVFGFSWLAIKFKTAELPKDSNWVQLYGVSVLTGIGFTMSLFISSLAFEDARVFQYTDKLAILIGSFLSGIVGYLVLRTGRSR; encoded by the coding sequence ATGAATATAATCGAAGAATTTATAGAGAAAGAATCAACAAGCGGTATATTGCTGATACTTGCAACTGTCCTGGCTTTAGTATTCAGTAATACATCGTTATCAGTATGGTATGAGTCATTCCTGCATGTCCCTGTTGGAATACATATTGGCACATTAAATCTGGAGAAATCACTCTATCTCTGGGTAAATGATGGGCTGATGGCTGTTTTCTTTCTGTTAATCGGCCTGGAAGTCAAGAGGGAAATAATAGAAGGGCATTTATCATCCTTAAGCCAGGTTGCACTACCTGGAATCGCCGCTGTAGGGGGAATGGCTGTTCCAGCGGTAATCTATTTAATATTCAACCTAAACCATCCAATCGCTGTTAATGGTTGGGCAATACCAACTGCTACTGATATTGCTTTTGCATTAGGCGTTCTCTCCCTGTTAGGCAAGCGGGTTCCTGTTTCACTCAAACTGTTTTTAATGACTTTGGCAATTATAGATGATTTGGGGGCGATTGTCATTATTGCCATATTTTATACAAGCAAACTATCCATGCTATCAATTGCTGTTGCAGCGGTTTCCTTTGCAATCCTGGTCGTTCTTAACAGATTCGGTATATCAAAGAAAGCGGCTTATTTCATTGTCGGCAGTGTATTATGGGTCAGTGTTCTTAAATCGGGGGTCCATGCAACCCTGGCAGGAGTGATACTGGCATTTACTATCCCTTTGCACGCAAAAGGTGAAAACAATAAACCCGTCTCACCTGCAAAAGAGATAGAACATAATCTTCACTTTTGGGTAGCATTCTTCATTCTGCCCCTGTTTGCCTTTGTTAACGCAGGGGTGAATGTTACACAACTATCCCTCAGCCAAATGTCTGGTTCAGTACCGCTGGGTATCATTCTTGGATTATTTGTCGGCAAGCAACTGGGGGTTTTCGGTTTCAGCTGGCTTGCAATAAAATTTAAAACAGCAGAACTTCCAAAGGACAGCAATTGGGTCCAACTCTATGGGGTATCAGTATTAACGGGCATTGGCTTTACCATGAGCCTGTTCATCAGCTCATTAGCATTTGAAGATGCACGCGTCTTTCAATATACAGATAAGCTGGCTATACTTATTGGGTCGTTCCTCTCGGGAATTGTTGGTTATTTAGTGCTGAGAACAGGTAGAAGCAGATAA